One Rhinoraja longicauda isolate Sanriku21f chromosome 21, sRhiLon1.1, whole genome shotgun sequence genomic region harbors:
- the LOC144604228 gene encoding hemoglobin subunit beta-like, protein MVTLTKEEEDYIVRIWSQVDKKLITARALERVFEVYPWTIRLFSKLNGKFKASDAGVQAHADKVLSALDKAVKNINNISSIFKKLSIEHQKIGVDTQSFMHLGQAFIVEFALLFKTKFTSEKHEATHKFFKQVAEALSGSYH, encoded by the exons ATGGTGACCCTGACTAAAGAAGAGGAGGACTACATCGTACGCATTTGGAGCCAAGTAGATAAGAAATTAATAACTGCTCGAGCTCTGGAAAG GGTGTTTGAAGTCTATCCCTGGACGATCAGACTATTTAGCAAGCTGAATGGGAAATTCAAAGCCTCCGATGCCGGAGTTCAAGCTCATGCGGACAAAGTGCTATCAGCTCTGGATAAGGCGGTCAAGAACATCAATAACATCAGCTCCATCTTCAAAAAACTTAGCATTGAACATCAAAAAATCGGTGTGGATACACAGAGCTTCATG cATTTGGGCCAGGCATTCATTGTTGAATTCGCCCTGCTGTTTAAAACTAAGTTCACCTCGGAAAAGCATGAAGCCACCCACAAGTTTTTCAAGCAGGTGGCGGAAGCACTTTCCGGCTCTTACCATTAA
- the LOC144604229 gene encoding hemoglobin subunit alpha-like, translating to MALSDADKQEIHKLAETLHANAEVLGADALARLFATHPQTKTYFPNFSGYHATDAPVKAHGAKVIEAVAKAIDNLDNLPKHLEKLAKKHGHELLVDPHNFDLIAGSIEITLAIHLPSFSPETHCVVDKFLQELGHQLSSDYR from the exons ATGGCCCTCTCAGACGCCGACAAACAAGAAATCCACAAGCTCGCTGAAACCCTGCACGCAAATGCTGAAGTTTTGGGTGCTGATGCCTTAGCCAG GCTGTTTGCGACCCATCCTCAAACCAAGACATACTTCCCGAATTTCAGCGGCTACCATGCCACCGATGCCCCGGTCAAAGCTCATGGCGCCAAGGTGATCGAAGCTGTGGCGAAGGCTATCGATAACTTGGACAACCTGCCCAAACACCtggagaagctggccaagaaaCATGGTCATGAACTTCTTGTGGATCCCCATAACTTTGAC CTGATTGCTGGTAGTATCGAGATTACCTTGGCTATTCATCTGCCTTCGTTCTCCCCGGAAACTCACTGTGTTGTTGATAAATTCCTTCAGGAACTTGGACATCAACTGAGTTCTGACTACCGCTAA